The following proteins are encoded in a genomic region of Lytechinus variegatus isolate NC3 chromosome 7, Lvar_3.0, whole genome shotgun sequence:
- the LOC121419309 gene encoding neuronal acetylcholine receptor subunit alpha-7-like isoform X2, which translates to MSPACSIVLKCGFLILFVSWYLITVQASDRTDCSSPNKTTTEKELVSRLLSNYGDTSVRPVKNHTKPVEVFFRMLLYELVKLDETMQLITIRTNMRLQWVDEYLQWDPEENGGIYNLTLKMHQVWRPDVVLDEDIDRDFISLPEAETYVIVQYTGAMDWLFPAITTSACKMNIEYYPFDVQKCVLTLYPWTLDESKMRFFAKNDDDAFQARYVKNGIWSLVDFTATNRSIQYLCCPYPNDHLEYQLTFQRESGFFLTNVVVPAVFLTALMLVGFWLHPDSGEKVTFTVTNLLALTLFQQLVADKMPPIGEPRSILVTCFFMLIILSGCAVFLSVIVLRLYHHDTNTKPPRWVIKLFMPWFSRYGTRSYISLYILLCVQEAVHLTRK; encoded by the exons ATGTCTCCCGCTTGCAGCATCGTATTGAAATGTGGTttcttaattttgtttgtatcaTGGTATTTAATTACAG TCCAGGCATCCGATAGGACCGACTGCTCATCACCAAACAAGACAACGACAGAGAAAGAACTTGTTTCAAGGCTCTTGTCCAACTATGGGGATACGTCGGTTAGACCTGTCAAAAATCACACCAAACCTGTCGAGGTATTCTTCAGAATGCTTCTTTATGAACTCGTCAAACTG GACGAAACTATGCAACTTATTACCATTCGTACCAATATGAGGCTG CAATGGGTTGATGAGTATCTCCAATGGGATCCAGAGGAGAATGGTGGTATTTACAATCTGACACTTAAAATGCATCAAGTATGGAGACCTGATGTCGTCTTAGATGAAGA CATTGATCGTGATTTCATCAGCCTTCCAGAAGCTGAGACATATGTTATAGTCCAATACACGGGGGCAATGGATTGGCTATTTCCAGCAATTACTACCAGTGCGTGTAAGATGAACATCGAATATTATCCATTTGATGTCCAGAAGTGTGTCTTAACACTTTATCCCTGGACGCTCGATGAAAGTAAG ATGCGCTTCTTCGCCAAGAATGACGATGATGCCTTCCAAGCTCGCTATGTCAAGAATGGTATCTGGTCTTTGGTCGACTTCACAGCAACCAATCGGAGTATCCAGTACCTTTGCTGTCCCTATCCCAATGACCACCTTGAGTACCAACTAACTTTCCAAAGGGAGTCTGGTTTCTTTCTTACCAATGTAGTGGTGCCTGCCGTCTTTCTGACAGCTCTCATGCTGGTTGGATTCTGGTTGCATCCCGATTCAGGAGAGAAGGTGACCTTCACCGTCACCAACCTGCTGGCGCTTACACTTTTTCAGCAGTTAGTGGCGGACAAAATGCCTCCCATTGGAGAACCAAGATCTATCCTAG TCACCTGTTTCTTCATGTTGATCATCCTCAGTGGATGTGCTGTGTTTTTATCAGTCATTGTTTTACGTCTCTACCACCATGATACCAACACTAAGCCTCCACGATGGGTCATTAAGCTTTTTATGCCTTGGTTCTCCAGATATGGAACTAGAAGCTACATTAG TTTATATATCCTCCTATGTGTACAGGAAGCTGTACATCTTACAAGAAAATAA
- the LOC121419309 gene encoding acetylcholine receptor subunit alpha-1-A-like isoform X1, producing MSPACSIVLKCGFLILFVSWYLITVQASDRTDCSSPNKTTTEKELVSRLLSNYGDTSVRPVKNHTKPVEVFFRMLLYELVKLDETMQLITIRTNMRLQWVDEYLQWDPEENGGIYNLTLKMHQVWRPDVVLDEDIDRDFISLPEAETYVIVQYTGAMDWLFPAITTSACKMNIEYYPFDVQKCVLTLYPWTLDESKMRFFAKNDDDAFQARYVKNGIWSLVDFTATNRSIQYLCCPYPNDHLEYQLTFQRESGFFLTNVVVPAVFLTALMLVGFWLHPDSGEKVTFTVTNLLALTLFQQLVADKMPPIGEPRSILVTCFFMLIILSGCAVFLSVIVLRLYHHDTNTKPPRWVIKLFMPWFSRYGTRSYIRKLYILQENKVTKNEEVITNGNTASTVLDTELRTEELRRPADDLESRDVNQFIWRQLALAFDSFCGTILCLAMLGNVMFALISFLK from the exons ATGTCTCCCGCTTGCAGCATCGTATTGAAATGTGGTttcttaattttgtttgtatcaTGGTATTTAATTACAG TCCAGGCATCCGATAGGACCGACTGCTCATCACCAAACAAGACAACGACAGAGAAAGAACTTGTTTCAAGGCTCTTGTCCAACTATGGGGATACGTCGGTTAGACCTGTCAAAAATCACACCAAACCTGTCGAGGTATTCTTCAGAATGCTTCTTTATGAACTCGTCAAACTG GACGAAACTATGCAACTTATTACCATTCGTACCAATATGAGGCTG CAATGGGTTGATGAGTATCTCCAATGGGATCCAGAGGAGAATGGTGGTATTTACAATCTGACACTTAAAATGCATCAAGTATGGAGACCTGATGTCGTCTTAGATGAAGA CATTGATCGTGATTTCATCAGCCTTCCAGAAGCTGAGACATATGTTATAGTCCAATACACGGGGGCAATGGATTGGCTATTTCCAGCAATTACTACCAGTGCGTGTAAGATGAACATCGAATATTATCCATTTGATGTCCAGAAGTGTGTCTTAACACTTTATCCCTGGACGCTCGATGAAAGTAAG ATGCGCTTCTTCGCCAAGAATGACGATGATGCCTTCCAAGCTCGCTATGTCAAGAATGGTATCTGGTCTTTGGTCGACTTCACAGCAACCAATCGGAGTATCCAGTACCTTTGCTGTCCCTATCCCAATGACCACCTTGAGTACCAACTAACTTTCCAAAGGGAGTCTGGTTTCTTTCTTACCAATGTAGTGGTGCCTGCCGTCTTTCTGACAGCTCTCATGCTGGTTGGATTCTGGTTGCATCCCGATTCAGGAGAGAAGGTGACCTTCACCGTCACCAACCTGCTGGCGCTTACACTTTTTCAGCAGTTAGTGGCGGACAAAATGCCTCCCATTGGAGAACCAAGATCTATCCTAG TCACCTGTTTCTTCATGTTGATCATCCTCAGTGGATGTGCTGTGTTTTTATCAGTCATTGTTTTACGTCTCTACCACCATGATACCAACACTAAGCCTCCACGATGGGTCATTAAGCTTTTTATGCCTTGGTTCTCCAGATATGGAACTAGAAGCTACATTAG GAAGCTGTACATCTTACAAGAAAATAAAGTCACCAAGAACGAAGAGGTCATCACCAATGGGAACACAGCTTCCACTGTTCTAGACACAGAATTGAGGACAGAAGAATTACGGCGACCTGCAGACGACTTGGAAAGTAGAGATGTAAACCAGTTTATTTGGAGACAGCTTGCCTTAGCTTTCGATTCTTTTTGCGGCACCATTCTTTGTTTAGCTATGCTAGGAAATGTCATGTTTGCTCTTATCAGTTTTCTAAAGTGA
- the LOC121418023 gene encoding neuronal acetylcholine receptor subunit alpha-10-like encodes MRGKGMESSLILYVIYHVICLSTHVYSHKDQMRDNSTKALVWKLKDQYRDVSVRPIRDHRKPVEVFIRMLLYELIEFNENQQKIIVRSNMRLKWIDEYLQWEPSEWGDIYNITLHIKDIWKPDVALEQNVHKDGIGIVDTYVIIQHTGLVDWLFPAITTSACKINIKYFPYDIQQCNMTFYPWTLARTQMRLFGLNDEDALQERFVRNGIWNLTHFLPVNESITFKCCPDSFDHVVYMLTFARETSFFNTNIVIPALYLTVLMLIGFWLHPDSGEKITFTVTNLLALILFQQLVAEFMPPIGEPRSIIVTCFFILITLSVCSVMLTVIVLHVYHKDVVSRPPYWAFWLLRIFINRNAEKKMRDYYKYLEAKECERKDPTIRYICDTVPPPAVLENASPPSSEVVGESSSLQEGSVDSNVFKVKCSMELSNSFMWKQLAHGIDRAFGTILSACMMGCAIYAVVSFSQAP; translated from the exons ATGCGAGGCAAAGGAATGGAATCGTCACTGATACTGTACGTGATATATCATGTTATCTGCTTGTCTACACATGTTTATTCTCATAAGG ATCAAATGAGAGACAATTCTACCAAGGCACTCGTGTGGAAACTGAAAGATCAATATCGCGATGTTTCTGTCAGACCTATCCGTGACCACAGGAAGCCCGTAGAAGTCTTCATTCGAATGTTGCTTTATGAACTCATCGAGTTT AACGAGAATCAGCAGAAAATCATTGTTCGCTCTAATATGAGATTG AAATGGATAGACGAGTATCTACAATGGGAACCGAGTGAGTGGGGTGATATCTACAACATTACCCTTCATATCAAAGATATATGGAAACCTGATGTAGCTCTTGAGCAAAA TGTCCACAAAGACGGTATTGGTATTGTTGACACGTATGTCATCATTCAACATACTGGTTTAGTCGATTGGTTATTTCCTGCCATTACCACAAGCGCCTGCAAGATCAACATTAAGTACTTTCCTTATGATATCCAGCAATGCAATATGACTTTCTATCCATGGACGTTGGCTCGTACTCAG ATGAGATTATTTGGACTGAATGACGAAGATGCCCTCCAGGAGAGGTTTGTCCGCAATGGAATATGGAACCTGACTCATTTTCTACCCGTCAATGAAAGCATCACATTCAAGTGCTGTCCAGATTCATTTGACCATGTCGTTTATATGCTGACGTTTGCCAGGGAAACATCATTCTTCAACACGAACATAGTCATTCCGGCCCTATACCTTACCGTCCTGATGTTAATCGGCTTTTGGTTGCATCCCGATTCCGGGGAGAAGATCACCTTCACAGTCACCAACCTCTTGGCTCTCATTCTCTTCCAGCAGCTGGTTGCGGAATTCATGCCACCCATAGGCGAACCAAGGTCCATTATCG TGACATGTTTCTTCATCTTGATAACCCTGAGTGTATGTTCCGTAATGCTCACCGTGATTGTCCTCCATGTCTATCACAAGGACGTTGTATCTCGGCCTCCATACTGGGCCTTCTGGCTTCTTAGAATCTTCATCAACAGAAACgcagaaaagaaaatgag GGATTACTACAAATATCTCGAGGCAAAGGAATGCGAAAGGAAAGATCCCACTATCCGATACATCTGTGATACGGTACCACCACCCGCTGTTCTTGAAAACGCATCTCCACCATCATCCGAAGTTGTTGGAGAGTCATCTTCACTCCAAGAGGGGTCAGTCGACTCCAATGTATTCAAAGTGAAATGCTCCATGGAATTATCCAATAGTTTCATGTGGAAGCAGCTTGCTCATGGCATCGATAGAGCCTTTGGTACTATATTGAGTGCATGCATGATGGGATGTGCAATATATGCCGTTGTTTCCTTCAGTCAAGCTCCCTAG